Below is a window of Deltaproteobacteria bacterium HGW-Deltaproteobacteria-2 DNA.
TGCATGGCTCTGAATCTCAAGGATTCAAGGGCGATCACCATCATCCATCAGTTGATCGCTGATTACGACATTGTAATCGAGCAATTCCGGCCAGGAGTTATGGCAAAGTTCAAGCTGGCCTATGAAGATCTAAAGAGAATTAATCCCGCCATCATTTACTGCTCAATCACAGGCTATGGACAGACAGGTTCCATGCGCGACCGAGCCGGTCACGACATTAACTATATCGCCCGTTCCGGCGTCATGTCTTATTCAGGGAAAAAAGAATCCGGTCCCAGTCTTGTAGGTATTCAGCTTGCCGATGTCGCCTCCGGCGCAAACAACGCCATCATCGGCATTCTCGCAGCAGTGATCAACCGCCTTGGCACCGGCTGTGGCCAACATATCGACATCTCCATGACTGACGGTATGATCGCATTCAACGCTACAGTCGGCGCGGGATTCCTTTTTGATGGCCGTGAGCCGGTGCGGGAGGAAGAATATTTCAACGGCGGAACACTGTACGATTTCTATGAGACAAAAGACGGCAAACATATCAGTTTTGGTGGACTGGAGCCCCATTTCTTCGCTAATTTCTGCAATGCCATCAACCGTCCCGATCTGATCTCCGGTGGCATTCACCCCCGGGAAATCTCACGGATTAAGAAAGAAATCCGTGAGATTTTCTTTATGAAAACACGGGATGAATGGGTAGAAATATTCAGCCGGACTGATGCTTGCGTCGAACCGGTTTTGACCCTTAAGGAGACCTTCTGCGACACTTTGACACTTGAGCGCAAGATGGTTGTGGACGTAGCGCTGCCCGGTGGAGGGAGTGTCAAACAGATTGGAACCCCCATTAAATTCTCCGAAACTCCTGCGGAGTATAAGCATGCAGGTGTTTCCGGTGCGGCACACACGCGTGAGGTTCTGATTGATCTGGGTTATACAAATCAGGAAATCGATGAATTTGCAAAGACAGGATTATTCAGTTGAGATATATTTACAGGTGCACACTGATTAACGACATACCTTTATTTTAGTTAACTGTACTCTTAAAAGATACGAAGGGAGATTTATGATAAGAATACCAGAAGAATCCTTTGGTGCGAGACTTCGCAGATTGAGAGAAGCAAAAGGTCTTCGCATAGAAGTTCTTGCGCACGATACCGGTTATCCGGCAGAGTTGCTCAAAGGGATAGAGGAAGGAACAACAGCCCCGCCTGTTGCGGTAGTTCTCCAGTTGAGCCGCGTCCTCAAAATCGACATGGATCAACTTCAGGAAAATAAAGAAGCCTTCAAACGAAGAAAAACAAGCCACAAGAAGAGAGTCGCATCTTATGCTTATGCATCTCTTACCGCGTCCGGAGAGGAAAAACATTTAAGAGCTTATCTTGTAACTATTAATCCGGAAACGGAACACAAAGGTGTTGAATACCACCATGAGGGAGAAGAATTTATTTACGTCCTTCAAGGGAATCTCACTATTCAAGTAGGTCAGAATACTTCAACCTTGAAGAAAGGGGAATGCATAAACTTTGATTCCTCCCTTTCCCATAAGCTCAGCAATCCAACCAATGAAAAGGCAGAGCTTCTGGTTGTCATATATGTGCCATAAGGAGGCGACATGTCTTTTCAACTAACTGAAGAACAAAAAATGGTCCGACTTATGGCTAAAGATTTCGCCAGGAAGGAATTAGAGCCCGAAGCTGCCAGAAGGGATAAAGAAGAAATATTCCCTACGGAAGTGGTAAAGAAAATGGGACAGTTAGGTTTGCTGGGAATGATGGTACCAGTTGAGTATGGCGGAGTTGGCGCCAGCACGGTAAGTTATAGTTTGGCACTTCAGGAAATAGCCTATTCGTGCGCATCAACTGCGGTGACTATGTCCGTGGCCAATCTTTCTACAGAACCGTTACTAAAGTTCGGAAATGAAAATCAGAAGACTAAATATCTTGTCGGGCTTGCGCAGGGAAAGTTGCTGGGATGTTTCGCTCTTACGGAGCCGGGTGCCGGATCAGATCCAGGAAGCCTCTCTATAAGGGCCGAGGATAAAGGCGACTATTATCTGATTAACGGAACGAAGATCTTTATTACCCACGGACAGTATGCTGATGTAGTGAATCTCATTACCAGGACAGGCCAGGAAAAAGGCAGCAAAGGTCTCACGGCTTTCATCGTCGAAAAAGGCACACCCGGATTCTCCATAGGCACACGGGAAGATAAGATGGGATTGAGGGCTTCCAATACAGTGGAACTTCTCTTTGATGATTGCAGAGTTCCAAAAGAAAACCTGATAGGAAAAGAAGGCATAGGATTCAAGATAGCCATGACCGCCCTCGACAGCGGCCGCATCGGCATAGCGTCGCAAGCCATTGGCATAACCCGCGCATGCCTGGACGAAAGCATAAGATATGCCAAGGAACGTAGACAGTTCGGCAAGACTATCAGCTCGTTTCAGGCCATTCAATGGATGATCGCTGATATGGCCACGGGACTCGAAGCAGCTAATTTACTGACCCTGTCTGCCGCCTGGAGAAAAGATCATAAAATGCCCTTCACCAAAGAGGCGTCGATGGCCAAGCTTTTCGCTTCGGAACTCGCCAACAAAAGCGCTTATCTGGCCCTGCAGATACACGGCGGATACGGTTATTTAAAGGACTTTAAAGTTGAGAGGCTCTATCGTGATGCCAGAGCCACTTCCATATATGAGGGAACTTCTGAAATACAAAGGCTGGTCATCGCCAGGGACCTTCTGAAAGATTGAGATTACGTCTGTAAGACTAAATATTTTATAAAAGGAGATTGGTATGGATTTTGAGTTATCTAACGAAATGAAAATGCTTGCCGACATGGCATATAAGTTTGCCCTACAGGAAGTGGAACCTGTGGCAAAGATGGCAGACGAGGAAGAAAAGTACACCGCTGAGATCCGCAAGAAAGCCGGGGTCAATGGTTTGATCGGTTGCTGGATACCTGAGGAATTCGGAGGAAGCGGTGCCGGATTTCTAGGTAATACCATTATAACCGAACAACTTTCCCGGGTATGCATGGGTATAGGTCTGAATATAGTTGCTGCTACATTCGGATGTGAAAATATTTACTATTATGGAACAAAAGAGCAAAAAGAGAAATATCTTCCTTCGGTTTGCTCGGGAGACGCGGTATTTGCGGGAGCCTATACGGAACCGAATGCAGGTACGGATGTGGCAGGCTACAAGACAAGGGCTGTCCAGGATGGTAATGACTATGTAATCACCGGCAATAAAATGTTCATCACCAACGGCACAGTGTGTGACTGGATGGTGGTACAGGCCATTACCGATCCGGATCAGAAAGTTCACAAAAGCTTCAGTCAGTTTATCGTACCTGCCGATGCACCGGGAATCACGAAAACCAAAATAAGAGGAAAGCTGGGAATCAGAGCCAGCGACACGGCAGAGATAGCACTGGATGAAGTGAGGATTCCCAAAGAGAATCTTATTGGTAAGAGAGGATCCGGATTCCACCAACTTATGCACTTTTTTGACACCACACGTGTGATGGTAGCGGCTCAGGGTTTGGGACTTTCCCAGGCGTGTCTGGACGAGTCAATTAAATATTGTAAAGAGAGAACTGCTTTTGGAAAGCCACTTGGTGCTTTCCAGATTACCATGCAAAAACTTGCCGAGATGTGGATCAAAATAGAGGCCCTGCGCAATATAACGTACAAAGCAGCCTGGCTGCTTGATTCCAGTCAGCCGGATTATCACCTCTCCGCAATGGCCAAATACATGGCCGGACAGACAGCGGTTTTCTGCGCCAATCTTGCCGTGGAACTTCACGGTGGCTATGGATATATCGAAGAATACAAAGTACAGAAATATTATCGTGATGCCAAGATCCTCGAACTTTATGAGGGAACAAAGGAAGCCGAGGTAATGACACTCGCGAAAGTCCTTTTATCGCGTTAATAATATACCACACAGAATCAATCCTGACTTCGTAAAAAGAATTAGACCGCAAAAGGAGAAGGCGAAAACGGAAAGAAGCAAAATAGTAAATTTTTAATTTAATTTGAGGTACAAGTTCTCGGAGCAGGTCATTAACTTACCAGAACAATAGACCATAAAGGAGAAATGAGATGACTAGCAAGATTGTGGATGTGAAGGACCAGCATTTTATCATGTATGATATGCTCGGAGTGGACAAACTTTGCGAGCATGATCAATTCAAGGATTTTTCCAAGGACATGTTCGACATGATCCTCAACGAAGCCGAGAAAATGGGCACGGATGTTATATTCCCGACCATGTCCGAAGGCGACAAGGAAGGCTGTACGCTTAAGGATGGAAAGGTCTCGGTTCCCAAGTGTTTTCATCAGGCAATGCAGAAGTTCAAAGAGGGAGGCTGGATCGGTATGATGTTCCCGCCCGAGGAAGGCGGCCAGGGGCTGCCTAACAGCGTGGCCGTTGGTGCCAGTGACTGGTTTTATCACAACTTCGCATTTGCTGCATACCCTTTTGCCGCCGCGGGGGCTGCGCATCTTATCTTGACCTATGGCAACGAAATCCAGAAGAGGAAGTACATGGACAAGATGGTGCAGGGTATCTGGGGCGGCACCATGGCGCTCACCGAGCCCAACGCCGGCACAGATTTGGGCAACATGACGACCAAAGCCATTCGCCAGCCTGACGGGACCTTCAAACTTCAGGGGACTAAGATCTTCATCACCGCAGCCGACAATGATCTGTTCGAAAATATCATCCACCCTGTGCTTGCCAGGATAGAGGGTGATCCGGCCGGTACCAAAGGAATTTCCATCTTCCTCATGCCCAAGTATCTCGTCAACGAAGACGGCACACTGGGCAGGCGCAATGACTATGAGATATCCGCTATAGAACACAAGATGGGTATCCGCGGTTCCGCCACCTGCATGATCTCCCTGGGTGACAACAACAATTGCTACGCAGAACTTTTGGGTAACGAGCGTGAAGGCATGAAGGTCATGTTCCAGATGATGAACGAAGCCCGGCTCATGGTCGGTCTGCAGGGGCTCTGCAGCGGCTCCATCGCCTATCTGCATGCCCTCCAGTACACCAAAGACCGGATCCAGGGATCGTCCCTCATGGAATTCAAAAATCCTAATGCCCCCCGTGTCCCCATCATTCAGCACCCGGACGTCCGCAGGATGCTCCTGTCTATGAAATCCGCTATCGACTCCATGCGCGGTCTTATCTATTTCACTGCCTACTGTTTCGACATGGAGAAAGTGGCCAAGGACGAGTCGGAGAAGGACAAATGGATCGGCATTGCCGAAGTACTCACCCCCATCGTTAAGGCCTACTGCTCCGATGTGGGCTTTAAGGTCACAGAAACAGCGATGCAGTGCTACGGTGGTTACGGCTTTTGCTGCGAGTACCCGGTGGAGCAATTCCTGAGAGATGTGAAAATCGCGTCTATCTACGAAGGTGCCAATGGCGTTCAAGCATTGGACCTCATTGGACGCAAACTAGGCATGAAGAAGGGCGCTTACTTTATGTCTTTACTCACTGAAATGGGCAACACAATAAATAGATACAAAAACCTCAATGGCAACACAGATATGGTGGCGGACGTGCAAAATTCCGTAAACAAACTCACCGAAATGGGTATGTATCTTGCCTCCTGCGCCAAACAGGGTAAGTTTCTCATCCCCGTTAACAACGCTTATCCCTTCCTCATGATGATGGGTAAGGTCGTGTCCGGTTGGCTGCTGCTCTGGCAAGCCGGCGTGGCTCAAGAGAAGCTCGATACCCTGGCCAAGGAAAAAGGCATCGATATAAACGACAAACAGGCCTTAGCGCAACTCTGCAAGGATAATAAGGACGCCGCGTTCTATTCAGGGAAAATATACTCTGCCAGGTTTTTTGCCAAGAACGTACTGCCGGAGGTGAACGCGATTGCGGATGCCATCAAGACTGAAGACATGTCCATACTCGATATACCGGAAGAAAGCTTTGCCTCTTAAAAAAAGAGGTGTTATTATAAAAATAATGTGGGGCCCTTCCGGGCCCCATTTGTTATCTGTTAGTTTTATAAACTTCACGCTCCAGTGGATTTGTAAGTATTAGCAATAACGGCACAAAACCAAATTAGACGCTCTCTATCAAGTGAAGTCTTAGGTTAAGACACATTATTTTATATTGGCTGCTTCATCGGGGGTTTTCATAATTATTTCTACCGAACTTTTCACCGGGCTCGGCTTACCGGCAAAACGATCATATTTCAGTACAAGCTGTTTGGCGGTCTCAATGGAAGCAAGCTTACG
It encodes the following:
- a CDS encoding carnitine dehydratase, which translates into the protein MPGALQDLKILDFTTLLPGPYATMCLADMGADVLKIVSGSRPDIVDFSPPIVPEIKLSALGTQLRRGKRCMALNLKDSRAITIIHQLIADYDIVIEQFRPGVMAKFKLAYEDLKRINPAIIYCSITGYGQTGSMRDRAGHDINYIARSGVMSYSGKKESGPSLVGIQLADVASGANNAIIGILAAVINRLGTGCGQHIDISMTDGMIAFNATVGAGFLFDGREPVREEEYFNGGTLYDFYETKDGKHISFGGLEPHFFANFCNAINRPDLISGGIHPREISRIKKEIREIFFMKTRDEWVEIFSRTDACVEPVLTLKETFCDTLTLERKMVVDVALPGGGSVKQIGTPIKFSETPAEYKHAGVSGAAHTREVLIDLGYTNQEIDEFAKTGLFS
- a CDS encoding XRE family transcriptional regulator gives rise to the protein MIRIPEESFGARLRRLREAKGLRIEVLAHDTGYPAELLKGIEEGTTAPPVAVVLQLSRVLKIDMDQLQENKEAFKRRKTSHKKRVASYAYASLTASGEEKHLRAYLVTINPETEHKGVEYHHEGEEFIYVLQGNLTIQVGQNTSTLKKGECINFDSSLSHKLSNPTNEKAELLVVIYVP
- a CDS encoding acyl-CoA dehydrogenase; amino-acid sequence: MSFQLTEEQKMVRLMAKDFARKELEPEAARRDKEEIFPTEVVKKMGQLGLLGMMVPVEYGGVGASTVSYSLALQEIAYSCASTAVTMSVANLSTEPLLKFGNENQKTKYLVGLAQGKLLGCFALTEPGAGSDPGSLSIRAEDKGDYYLINGTKIFITHGQYADVVNLITRTGQEKGSKGLTAFIVEKGTPGFSIGTREDKMGLRASNTVELLFDDCRVPKENLIGKEGIGFKIAMTALDSGRIGIASQAIGITRACLDESIRYAKERRQFGKTISSFQAIQWMIADMATGLEAANLLTLSAAWRKDHKMPFTKEASMAKLFASELANKSAYLALQIHGGYGYLKDFKVERLYRDARATSIYEGTSEIQRLVIARDLLKD
- a CDS encoding acyl-CoA dehydrogenase, which codes for MDFELSNEMKMLADMAYKFALQEVEPVAKMADEEEKYTAEIRKKAGVNGLIGCWIPEEFGGSGAGFLGNTIITEQLSRVCMGIGLNIVAATFGCENIYYYGTKEQKEKYLPSVCSGDAVFAGAYTEPNAGTDVAGYKTRAVQDGNDYVITGNKMFITNGTVCDWMVVQAITDPDQKVHKSFSQFIVPADAPGITKTKIRGKLGIRASDTAEIALDEVRIPKENLIGKRGSGFHQLMHFFDTTRVMVAAQGLGLSQACLDESIKYCKERTAFGKPLGAFQITMQKLAEMWIKIEALRNITYKAAWLLDSSQPDYHLSAMAKYMAGQTAVFCANLAVELHGGYGYIEEYKVQKYYRDAKILELYEGTKEAEVMTLAKVLLSR
- a CDS encoding acyl-CoA dehydrogenase, which gives rise to MTSKIVDVKDQHFIMYDMLGVDKLCEHDQFKDFSKDMFDMILNEAEKMGTDVIFPTMSEGDKEGCTLKDGKVSVPKCFHQAMQKFKEGGWIGMMFPPEEGGQGLPNSVAVGASDWFYHNFAFAAYPFAAAGAAHLILTYGNEIQKRKYMDKMVQGIWGGTMALTEPNAGTDLGNMTTKAIRQPDGTFKLQGTKIFITAADNDLFENIIHPVLARIEGDPAGTKGISIFLMPKYLVNEDGTLGRRNDYEISAIEHKMGIRGSATCMISLGDNNNCYAELLGNEREGMKVMFQMMNEARLMVGLQGLCSGSIAYLHALQYTKDRIQGSSLMEFKNPNAPRVPIIQHPDVRRMLLSMKSAIDSMRGLIYFTAYCFDMEKVAKDESEKDKWIGIAEVLTPIVKAYCSDVGFKVTETAMQCYGGYGFCCEYPVEQFLRDVKIASIYEGANGVQALDLIGRKLGMKKGAYFMSLLTEMGNTINRYKNLNGNTDMVADVQNSVNKLTEMGMYLASCAKQGKFLIPVNNAYPFLMMMGKVVSGWLLLWQAGVAQEKLDTLAKEKGIDINDKQALAQLCKDNKDAAFYSGKIYSARFFAKNVLPEVNAIADAIKTEDMSILDIPEESFAS